In Musa acuminata AAA Group cultivar baxijiao chromosome BXJ2-3, Cavendish_Baxijiao_AAA, whole genome shotgun sequence, the following proteins share a genomic window:
- the LOC103978578 gene encoding putative ABC1 protein At2g40090 — protein MWRAAAKLSVGAAVLGGGATAAAIATSDDPSTNFKICTTVPLRLLRDTLTVATIVGDYQYSLWNLKEGSIEWSKAKHEVHKRSAHRLQDLCFRNGGIYIKLGQHISQLEYVVPEEYVQIMRASMLKRCPVSSYDQVHNVVIKELGGPPEKIFAEFDPNPLASASLAQVHAARTHDGQKVAVKVQHTHLTDTAVADIATVDLLVNFLHWCFPAFDYRWLVDEIRESAPKELDFLFEARNSVKCLDNFRRLSPRTAHSIYAPKVYWNLSTTRLLTMEFMDAAEITDVTAIRSLGLEPVDVSKLVTRAFAEMIFKHGFVHCDPHAANMMVRPLPSNKWNIFGRRKPQLILLDHGLYRELDFSTRTNYAALWKGLVFADANAIKENSIKLGAGEDLCALFAGVLTMRPWKKVIDPSADHLVLEGNDGDRSELQMYASLYFPQISELLRRLPRVILLMLKTNDCLRAVNHVLLQGSSLDTFFIIGRIASEAVTDSKRVAVKISFLGSVCIWLEMMLLEARILGLRVALRFLQLMKSD, from the exons ATGTGGCGCGCTGCGGCGAAGCTCTCAGTTGGGGCCGCCGTTCTTGGCGGAGGAGCTACAGCCGCCGCCATCGCCACCTCCGACGATCCGTCGACCAACTTCAAGATTTGCACTACCGTCCCTCTTCGCCTCCTCCGTGATACCCTCACCGTAGCCACGATCGTgggag ACTATCAATACTCGCTTTGGAACCTTAAGGAGGGAAGCATAGAGTGGTCCAAGGCAAAGCATGAAGTTCACAAGCGATCTGCTCATAGATTACAGGATTTGTGTTTTCGCAATGGAGGGATATATATCAAGCTTGGTCAACATATTAGTCAACTG GAATATGTAGTTCCGGAAGAATATGTTCAAATAATGAGGGCGTCAATGTTGAAGAGATGTCCTGTTTCCTCGTATGATCAAGTGCACAATGTAGTCATTAAAGAGCTTGGTGGACCACCTGAGAAA ATTTTTGCAGAATTTGATCCAAACCCACTAGCTAGTGCATCCCTTGCACAAGTTCATGCTGCCAGAACACATGATGGACAAAAAGTTGCTGTAAAG GTGCAACACACTCACTTGACAGATACTGCTGTTGCAGATATTGCCACTGTGGATTTGCTAGTGAATTTCTTGCATTGGTGTTTTCCTGCATTTGACTATAG GTGGTTGGTTGATGAAATTCGTGAAAGTGCACCCAAG gaattagaTTTTTTGTTTGAGGCTAGGAACAGTGTCAAATGTTTGGACAATTTTAGAAGGCTATCTCCTCGTACTGCACATAGCATATATGCTCCTAAAGTCTATTGGAACCTGAGTACCACTAGACTTTTGACTATGGAATTTATGGACGCTGCGGAAATTACTGATGTGACTGCTATACGAAGCCTTGGACTCGAACCAGTTGATGTTTCAAAATTA GTCACCCGAGCTTTTGCAGAGATGATTTTTAAGCATGGATTTGTTCATTGTGACCCACATGCTGCCAATATGATGGTTAGGCCTTTGCCATCCAATAAATGGAATATTTTTG GGAGGAGAAAACCACAATTGATACTACTTGATCATGGTCTCTACAGAGAGCTTGATTTTTCAACTAGAACAAACTATGCTGCACTTTGGAAG GGTCTAGTTTTTGCCGATGCTAACGCCATCAAGGAAAATAGTATAAAACTTGGTGCAGGTGAGGATCTTTGTGCTCTATTTGCAGGAGTACTCACTATGAGGCCTTGGAAAAAGGTCATCGATCCATCTGCAGACCATCTGGTCTTGGAAGGCAACGACGGTGACCGTTCAGAACTCCAG ATGTATGCTTCTCTGTATTTTCCTCAAATATCAGAGCTGCTTAGGAGACTTCCACGTGTAATTTTACTGATGTTGAAAACCAACGACTGTTTACGTGCTGTCAATCATGTCCTG CTGCAAGGATCTTCTCTTGATACCTTTTTTATAATTGGAAGAATCGCTTCTGAAGCTGTGACGGATTCCAAAAGAGTTGCAGTTAAAATATCCTTCTTGGGGAGCGTATGTATATGGCTGGAAATGATGTTGCTCGAAGCTCGAATTCTGGGTCTGAGAGTCGCGTTGCGGTTTCTACAGCTTATGAAGAGCGATTGa
- the LOC135606522 gene encoding transcription factor BHLH42-like isoform X1, whose amino-acid sequence MVTPPSTSLQQTLQAVVQSVRWTYSLFWQPCPQQGILVWGDGYYNGSIKTRKTVQPVEVSTEEASLQRSQQLRELYESLSSGEANLPARRPCAALSPEDLTEAEWFYLMCISFSFPPGVGLPGKAFARQRHVWLTRANEVDSKVFSRAILAKSAHIQTVACIPLVDGVLELGNIEKVEEDMALIQRAKRHFMDSFDAHTKPALSEHSTSNPFARADHHHPLYQQPAMMQQMNMDIHASNREEDAAHDDEEDNDEGDEIEGSSRSELGAMKYSVDVSVPPGLTVAAAETIPAAEASELMQLEMSEDIRVGSISDCSNNLDPEQMPAAQSICKNWNCLLEDLGNGFQQPLGTQEQDLSPEDAHYSETVSSVLRHNLKRWVGSSPFNDVIQSQKSAFSRWSSERDRLPVCSRGSCISQWLLKSVVLNIRDLHCKLSDGSSPKSTDGEGGNRFQKGAAQEEISANHVLAERRRREKLNERFMILRSLVPFVTKMDKASILGDTIEYVKQLRKRIQDLEARNRQSDRRLKAMEVDKPDYAVNYKLDNHVVDKRKLQALEGSNGVGVHASVVEEDALLELQCTHRDGLLLKVLQGLHELGLEVSSVHFSASNAVCNAELRAKVKEVHGKRVNIADVKKTIDQIFSDH is encoded by the exons ATGGTTACCCCACCGAGCACCAGTCTTCAGCAAACGCTGCAGGCGGTGGTGCAGAGCGTTCGGTGGACATATAGCCTCTTCTGGCAGCCCTGTCCTCAACAAGG AATTCTGGTGTGGGGAGATGGGTACTACAATGGATCGATAAAGACGAGGAAGACGGTGCAGCCAGTGGAGGTGAGCACGGAGGAGGCCTCCCTCCAGAGGAGTCAGCAGCTCAGGGAGCTCTACGAGTCGCTCTCGTCGGGAGAGGCCAACCTCCCGGCACGGCGACCTTGTGCTGCACTCTCGCCGGAGGATCTCACCGAGGCTGAATGGTTCTACCTCATGTGCATTTCCTTCTCCTTCCCTCCTGGCGTCGG GTTACCAGGGAAGGCATTTGCAAGGCAGCGACATGTTTGGCTCACAAGGGCAAACGAGGTTGATAGCAAGGTCTTCTCGAGGGCCATTCTCGCAAAG AGTGCTCATATTCAG ACAGTTGCGTGCATCCCTCTCGTGGATGGAGTCCTCGAATTAGGTAACATAGAAAAG GTTGAGGAAGATATGGCGTTGATACAACGTGCAAAGAGACACTTCATGGACTCTTTCGATGCACATACCAAGCCTGCCCTCTCAGAGCACTCGACTTCTAATCCTTTTGCGAGGGCAGACCATCATCATCCACTGTATCAGCAACCAGCGATGATGCAACAGATGAACATGGACATACACGCTTCCAACCGAGAAGAGGATGCTGCTCATGATGACGAGGAGGACAACGATGAGGGCGACGAGATAGAAGGCAGCTCCCGATCGGAACTCGGAGCGATGAAGTACAGCGTTGATGTTTCTGTGCCTCCTGGTCtgacggtggcggcggcggagacGATTCCAGCGGCTGAAGCAAGCGAGTTGATGCAGCTTGAGATGTCGGAAGACATCAGAGTAGGCTCCATCAGCGATTGTTCCAATAACCTGGACCCAGAACAGATGCCCGCAGCGCAATCTATCTGTAAAAACTGGAATTGTCTTCTTGAAGATCTTGGCAATGGGTTTCAACAGCCATTAG GAACTCAGGAGCAAGATTTATCGCCAGAAGATGCCCACTACTCTGAGACGGTGTCCAGTGTTCTACGACACAACCTGAAGCGATGGGTGGGCTCGAGCCCCTTCAATGACGTGATTCAATCGCAGAAGTCAGCCTTCTCCAGATGGAGTTCCGAAAGAGATCGTCTTCCGGTGTGCTCACGAGGGAGCTGTATTTCGCAGTGGTTGCTGAAGAGTGTCGTGCTCAACATTCGCGATCTACATTGCAAGTTGAGCGACGGCAGCTCACCCAAGTCGACGGATGGAGAGGGCGGAAACAGGTTCCAGAAGGGCGCGGCGCAAGAAGAAATCAGTGCCAACCATGTTCTCGCTGAACGCCGCAGGAGAGAGAAGCTCAACGAGAGGTTTATGATCCTCCGTTCATTAGTTCCATTTGTGACCAAG ATGGACAAGGCTTCAATACTTGGCGACACAATCGAGTACGTGAAGCAACTCAGAAAACGGATTCAAGATCTTGAGGCAAGAAACAGGCAAAGCGATCGGAGGCTGAAAGCAATGGAGGTTGACAAGCCAGATTACGCGGTCAACTACAAACTGGACAACCATGTGGTGGACAAGAGGAAGCTACAAGCGCTCGAGGGAAGCAACGGAGTGGGCGTGCATGCGTCCGTAGTAGAAGAAGATGCTCTCCTGGAGCTACAGTGCACTCACAGAGACGGGCTACTGCTGAAGGTTTTGCAGGGGCTTCATGAGCTGGGATTGGAGGTCTCTTCCGTGCACTTCTCCGCCAGCAATGCCGTCTGCAATGCAGAGTTACGTGCTAAG GTGAAAGAGGTTCATGGGAAGAGAGTCAACATTGCAGATGTGAAGAAGACCATTGACCAAATATTTTCTGATCATTAA
- the LOC135606522 gene encoding transcription factor BHLH42-like isoform X2, translating into MVTPPSTSLQQTLQAVVQSVRWTYSLFWQPCPQQGILVWGDGYYNGSIKTRKTVQPVEVSTEEASLQRSQQLRELYESLSSGEANLPARRPCAALSPEDLTEAEWFYLMCISFSFPPGVGLPGKAFARQRHVWLTRANEVDSKVFSRAILAKTVACIPLVDGVLELGNIEKVEEDMALIQRAKRHFMDSFDAHTKPALSEHSTSNPFARADHHHPLYQQPAMMQQMNMDIHASNREEDAAHDDEEDNDEGDEIEGSSRSELGAMKYSVDVSVPPGLTVAAAETIPAAEASELMQLEMSEDIRVGSISDCSNNLDPEQMPAAQSICKNWNCLLEDLGNGFQQPLGTQEQDLSPEDAHYSETVSSVLRHNLKRWVGSSPFNDVIQSQKSAFSRWSSERDRLPVCSRGSCISQWLLKSVVLNIRDLHCKLSDGSSPKSTDGEGGNRFQKGAAQEEISANHVLAERRRREKLNERFMILRSLVPFVTKMDKASILGDTIEYVKQLRKRIQDLEARNRQSDRRLKAMEVDKPDYAVNYKLDNHVVDKRKLQALEGSNGVGVHASVVEEDALLELQCTHRDGLLLKVLQGLHELGLEVSSVHFSASNAVCNAELRAKVKEVHGKRVNIADVKKTIDQIFSDH; encoded by the exons ATGGTTACCCCACCGAGCACCAGTCTTCAGCAAACGCTGCAGGCGGTGGTGCAGAGCGTTCGGTGGACATATAGCCTCTTCTGGCAGCCCTGTCCTCAACAAGG AATTCTGGTGTGGGGAGATGGGTACTACAATGGATCGATAAAGACGAGGAAGACGGTGCAGCCAGTGGAGGTGAGCACGGAGGAGGCCTCCCTCCAGAGGAGTCAGCAGCTCAGGGAGCTCTACGAGTCGCTCTCGTCGGGAGAGGCCAACCTCCCGGCACGGCGACCTTGTGCTGCACTCTCGCCGGAGGATCTCACCGAGGCTGAATGGTTCTACCTCATGTGCATTTCCTTCTCCTTCCCTCCTGGCGTCGG GTTACCAGGGAAGGCATTTGCAAGGCAGCGACATGTTTGGCTCACAAGGGCAAACGAGGTTGATAGCAAGGTCTTCTCGAGGGCCATTCTCGCAAAG ACAGTTGCGTGCATCCCTCTCGTGGATGGAGTCCTCGAATTAGGTAACATAGAAAAG GTTGAGGAAGATATGGCGTTGATACAACGTGCAAAGAGACACTTCATGGACTCTTTCGATGCACATACCAAGCCTGCCCTCTCAGAGCACTCGACTTCTAATCCTTTTGCGAGGGCAGACCATCATCATCCACTGTATCAGCAACCAGCGATGATGCAACAGATGAACATGGACATACACGCTTCCAACCGAGAAGAGGATGCTGCTCATGATGACGAGGAGGACAACGATGAGGGCGACGAGATAGAAGGCAGCTCCCGATCGGAACTCGGAGCGATGAAGTACAGCGTTGATGTTTCTGTGCCTCCTGGTCtgacggtggcggcggcggagacGATTCCAGCGGCTGAAGCAAGCGAGTTGATGCAGCTTGAGATGTCGGAAGACATCAGAGTAGGCTCCATCAGCGATTGTTCCAATAACCTGGACCCAGAACAGATGCCCGCAGCGCAATCTATCTGTAAAAACTGGAATTGTCTTCTTGAAGATCTTGGCAATGGGTTTCAACAGCCATTAG GAACTCAGGAGCAAGATTTATCGCCAGAAGATGCCCACTACTCTGAGACGGTGTCCAGTGTTCTACGACACAACCTGAAGCGATGGGTGGGCTCGAGCCCCTTCAATGACGTGATTCAATCGCAGAAGTCAGCCTTCTCCAGATGGAGTTCCGAAAGAGATCGTCTTCCGGTGTGCTCACGAGGGAGCTGTATTTCGCAGTGGTTGCTGAAGAGTGTCGTGCTCAACATTCGCGATCTACATTGCAAGTTGAGCGACGGCAGCTCACCCAAGTCGACGGATGGAGAGGGCGGAAACAGGTTCCAGAAGGGCGCGGCGCAAGAAGAAATCAGTGCCAACCATGTTCTCGCTGAACGCCGCAGGAGAGAGAAGCTCAACGAGAGGTTTATGATCCTCCGTTCATTAGTTCCATTTGTGACCAAG ATGGACAAGGCTTCAATACTTGGCGACACAATCGAGTACGTGAAGCAACTCAGAAAACGGATTCAAGATCTTGAGGCAAGAAACAGGCAAAGCGATCGGAGGCTGAAAGCAATGGAGGTTGACAAGCCAGATTACGCGGTCAACTACAAACTGGACAACCATGTGGTGGACAAGAGGAAGCTACAAGCGCTCGAGGGAAGCAACGGAGTGGGCGTGCATGCGTCCGTAGTAGAAGAAGATGCTCTCCTGGAGCTACAGTGCACTCACAGAGACGGGCTACTGCTGAAGGTTTTGCAGGGGCTTCATGAGCTGGGATTGGAGGTCTCTTCCGTGCACTTCTCCGCCAGCAATGCCGTCTGCAATGCAGAGTTACGTGCTAAG GTGAAAGAGGTTCATGGGAAGAGAGTCAACATTGCAGATGTGAAGAAGACCATTGACCAAATATTTTCTGATCATTAA